Below is a genomic region from Acetobacter ghanensis.
GGAACTGTATGGGGTAAGGTGCTTTGCGGGTCCGAAAAGGCATCCATGTCAAAAAACTGGCTGCCGGGGATATGGCAGGCGGTGAATCTTGCCCGTGGGTCAAATGTCTCCCCCGGCAGGGTTGTCGTGGCATCCAGAAAGCGGATTGAGCCATCTTTGGCGAGTGTGTGCAAAAAATCGCCAGAAACAAGAGGAGACATAACGAAAAGCCTCATGGAATTTTCAAAACAGGGGACACAGGATCACATAGTCCGTGGCAACTGGCAAACGTGTTTGTGGCTGTTTGAATGTGCGACACACAGCCTTTACAGGAACCGACTGGAAAGTCGGGGCATAATGCGCCATACCATTAAGCCGATACGCCATGTTCCAGTAAGGAACTGACAATTTAAGGCGTTCCGTGGTTTGTTGCGCGCATGACAGATGGTCACACATTGACGGCAGAACGTATTCTCCGGTTTTTATTACTGGCTGGGATCGCATACGGTTGTGTAACCGTATTGGTGCCTTTTTCCTCCGCTCTGTTGTGGGCAGGGGTGCTGACCTACACAACATGGCCACTTTTCCAGTACCTGCGGCGGAGTATGGGGCCTAATGCTGCCAGCCTCATTATGACGGTGCTGTGTGCAGTTTGCGTTGTCTTTCCATTAGCCCTTCTGGCGTCTGCCTGTGTGGCATCTGGCCCGCGTTGGGCGTTGCAACTGACCAGCCTGTTTGGACAGGTCAATCAGCTGCCTCCCCTTCCCCGCTGGCTTGATAATCTGCCTGTTTTTGGGCCGGATATTCATCATCGCTGGGCTTTATGGAGCCGTAACCTTGGGTTGGCCGCAGCAGAACTGAGACCGTATGCTGGAGGAATTATCCAGTCTGTTCTGAGTGTGCTGATGCAGATGGCTAACGGCGCGCTGCATCTTGTTACAGCATTGTTCATTTCTTTCTTCTTCTGGATTAGTGGCTCCATCCTGTGGGACACATTGCAGGCTGTTATGTTACGTATTGCCGGACAACAGGCCGGGAGGCACCTGTCCATTATTGCCAGTACGGTACGTGGCACGGTTTATGGTATTCTGGGTACGGCCATCATTCAGGGTATTCTAACTGGCGTGGGGCTTTGGATATTCGGTGTAGCTGAACCGGTTATTCTGGGGGGCATTGCCGCCTTTCTGGCCGTGTTCCCGGTCGGTGCGCCGCTAGTGTGGATTCCAGCAGCCGTATGGCTGTTTGCGACGCATCATCAGCTCAAAGGTATTCTGCTTATTCTGTATGGGGTGATTTTTATTTCTGGTGCGGACCATCTGATCCGCCCATTGTTTATCGCCCGCGGGTCAAAGCTGCCTTACCTTCTTACGGTGCTGGGGGTCATTGGTGGCCTGCTGGCGTTTGGTGGCGTTGGCATTTTTCTGGGGCCAGTCCTGCTCGCAATCGGTTTTACGCTGACCATGGAGTTTGCGCAGGGCGAGCCAGCACGGCCCGTAATGGATGATACGAGGAATATCTCATCATGAGGCGTGGTCTGGCCCGTTTTGTTGAACTTGCATCCAGAGGGCGGCATCGCCATCAGGTCGCCAATGATGCGCCGGGAGTTCGGATTATCAGCTGGAATCTCCTGCGCCGTATTGGTGCGACGGTGCATGACGTCGCCGCGCTAATAGAGGCGGAGCAGCCAGATATTCTGCTTATGCAGGAAGCAACCATAGAAATAGACGTGTTGCCGGATGTGATTGGCGGTCACTACGCCCGCTCCCCATTGCCGGGGCGTATTCATGGCGTGGCCTGCTGGAGCCGTTTACCGTTTGCCCGGCCGCCGCGCGCATGTACTATTCCATCTGGTCCTATCGTCAAACGCCACGCCCAGATTATTGATTACGCGCAGTTCTCGTTGGCCAATGTGCATCTCTCGCATGGGCAGATGCTTAACCGCAGGCAGCTAAGGCGTATTGCGTCACTTCTGTCCGCGCCATGTGCCATTCTGGGGGACTTCAATCTTGTCGGGCCAACCCTTGTCCCCGGTTTTTCCGATGTGGGGCCAAAAGCACCGACGCATCGTATGGTTGATCTGCTTCCTATACGGTTGGACCGTTGCCTTGTGGAAGGCATGGTGTGTTCAGATGCGCAGGTGTTACCGGTTTTTGCATCAGACCATCGTCCCATAGCGGTAACGCTCAGGCCGGAGACGGTCCGTAGATCTGGGAATACGGTTTACAGATAAGGCATGAACAGTCGGGCAAAGGAATCCCGGATTCTTGTCAGTCTATTCCGCTTGTCCAGATCATAATGTGTCAGCCGCCGGTTACGGTGCTGACAAATAAAATCGTCCAGAATTTCGGCCATGGTGACATCATACGTTTCCATGTTGATTTCAAAATTCAGACGTAAACTTCTGATGTCGAGGTTTGAACTCCCCACAAAGGACCATGCTTTGTCCACAACCATCAGCTTGGAATGGTTGAATGGAGGATTGGCGTGCCAGACACGCACACCCGTATCCAGCAAGGGGGATATATTGGCAGCACAGGCCCAGTCTAGGGGACGGTGATTACTGTGAAGCGGGATAATAAGGTCAACCTGCACACCACGTAGCGCCGCCAGTCCAAGCTCCGACAAAAATCGTGCTCCGGGCAGAAAATACGGGGTCATCAACCGTATGCTTTTGCGCGAGAGCGTAATGGCCTGCAGCATGGTGTATTCAATTTTTTCAAGGTCCGTGTCAGGCCCAGCCGTTACAATACGCGCCAGAGACGTACCTTTGCCTGCATGTTCCTGCAAAAACAGGTCTCGGTTCAGCTGTTCTCCGGTTGTAAAATACCAGTCCCATGCCGCGACCTGTGCCAACTGATGAACAACAGGCCCCTCGATTTGAAAATGTGTGTCGGAAACAGGGTGCTTGGGCTTGCGGGTGACAAGGTTATCATCAGCAATATTGAGGCCTCCCATAAAGCCGATACACCCGTCGATAACCAGAATTTTGCGGTGGTTCCTCAGGTTCAGGAATGGCATTCGCCACGGAAGCAGCGAATGCATAAAGCGCGCACACGGCACACCTTCCCTTTTGAGGTAGCGGTATATGGGGGACAGGAAATACCCACTGCCAATTCCATCAACCAGAACGCGGACATTGACCCCTCTTTTGTGCGCAGCAATCAGTTTGTCTGCAAAAAGCTGTCCTATGGCGTCATGCCGGAAGATGTAGGAACACAGGAGAATACTTTTGCGTGCATTTTCAATAGCTTCCAGCATGTGAGGGTACGCGCCGTCCCCATCATGCAGGCAGGTAATACTATTATTGCCAACCACTGGGCGCGTTGTCAGTTTACCCACCATAAGCGCCAGTGGCGCAAATTGCCCGTCCAGTTCCCGGTTCCAGGAGGAGAGGTCCACATTGTCCTGCCTATGACTGGTTCGATCCCCCACCAGTTTTTTGGCCAGCCGTGTAACACGGTTTATACCAAACATAAGGTACAGAACCGTGCCAAGAAATGGCATGAGAATACATACGCCAATCCATCCTATGGCGGATGATGTATTTCGTTTGGTCAGGAGAATGTGCAGGCTAACACTTGTAACGAGGGTCAGGCGCGCACACGCAATGAGGAAGTCTGTTGCGGAAAATGGGAGATCAAAAAGCATGGTAGAAAGAATGCTTTCACAACAGGCGGCTGGCGTCCACAGCATAGCGAATAAGTGTTCTGCAAAACAGGCCCCGGCCTCTTCCGCCAGACGCGCCAGAGGCCTTGCATCCTATCAGAGCGGCCTAGCCGCGGAGGAAACTGTTTGCCAGGAACTACGCAAAGAAGGTTGGAAGATATTATTGCAGAGGGCCAGAACGCGGAGGGGTGAAATTGACATTGTCGCCCAAAAAGACGCGATCATCAGTTTTGTCGAGGTCAAACAACGCCAAACGCTGCGAGGGGCTGCCGAATGTTTATCTGTTGCGCAGTCCAGAAGATTATATCGGGCTGCGGAATGTCTTTTACAGAGCCACCCTGCCTGGCAGTATGAAGAACTGCGATTTGACCTGTTCATGCTGGACGCGGCAGGTCAGATGGAATGGTTAAAAGACATCATCCGTCAGATGTAACACGAGAGGCGTGAGTAATCTGGAGGATGTTAATGGCAATTAGGTTCTGTGGTGGCGCTTGGTATGTGCCGCATGCACGGTCTGATGATAACTGACCAGATGAACCATTTTACCATGCTGGGCAGAGGCCAAGGTCACTTTATGGGGCGTGCGCCCGGCAGCCGCCGTATGACGAACAACATGACGCACACGAATAACTGGTGGAGGCGCCGTCAGGGAAGCAAAGGTTAATTTGCTGGCTTCCAGATCAGAAAGAACGCGTTCCGCATGCACAGAAGAGCTTGTGGCCATTATGCTCATGCCGATACCAGCAAGAGCAAAAAGCCCGCGTACAAACGGAACTCGCTTCATCAACCTTAGTCCCCTGATCTTATGTCTGCCTCAAACTATACAAAGCAGTTGCAGGCTGACAACCTAATAATTCAGGCAGACGCGTTGCAGGCAATGTTTTTTTCCTGCAGCAGTTTCTGCAGTTCACCTGTCTGGTACATTTCGGTCACAATGTCACAGCCACCGATGAACTCACCCTTGATGTAAAGCTGGGGAATGGTTGGCCAGTTGGAATAGTCTTTAATGCCCTGACGCAGAGCCGCATCTGCCAGAACATTGGCAGCTTTGAACGGTACGCCAACATGCTGCAGAATCTGCACAACGCGGGCAGAAAAGCCACACTGTGGGAAATCGGCATCCCCTTTCATGAACAGCATGACAGGGTTTGAATCAATATCCTGCTGGATGGTCTGTTTGATGGAATCAGTCATGTTCTCTGGTCCTTGATCGTGTGGAAGGCCGCCTTGGGTTCAGGGCGCGGATGTGCGGAGGGCCAGCGCGTGCAGCTTGCCCCCCATATGACCTTCGAGTGCATTATAAACGAGCTGATGCTGCCGTACCCGGGGAACACCGCGAAAAGCCTCGCTTACAATCGAACAGGCATAATGGTCTCCGTCCCCAGCCAGATCATCAATTTTGATCTGGGCATCGGGGAATGCCTTCAGAATATAAGCTTCAAGCTCTGTGGCTGACATGGCCATGGTGCTGTGTCTCTTCCCTTATTTATCCATCAACGCAGGAAAAAAGGTTTCGTGCGCAGATTTAAGGCGTGCAGCAGATATGGTGACGCCACTGGGCAGAATCAAATCATTTCCACCGGAGCGACCAATCAGACGTGCTGGTACGCCAGCCTGTGCCGCACGGGCGCAGAAAGACTGGGCATCGGCTACGCAGACAAGGTACCGGGCCTGATCTTCACCAAACCAGAAGGCCTCAGGGCGCATACCGGAATCCGGGCTTTCCAGCTCGCAACCCGTGCCAGACGCCATGATCATTTCTGCTACGGCAACCAGAATGCCGCCATCAGCCAGATCGTGGCAGGCTGTAATCTGACCAGCCTGAATTTCAGCCCGAACAAAATCCCCGTTCCGTTTTTCCGTCGCCAGATCAACAGCCGGTGGAGGGCCTTCCTCGCGTCCCAGAATTTCACGCAGCCACACAGACTGTCCAAGTTCGCCCTTTGTCGCGCCGACCAACACCACATCTTTGTTGGGCTGCATACCAAGGCCGATGGCAGAAGACACATTGTCCAGAACACCAAGCCCGCCAATGGCCGGGGTTGGTAGAATGGCCTGCGTTGTGCCGTCGGGCATCCGGGTTTCGTTGTAGAGAGACACATTGCCGCTGACGATGGGGAAGTCGAGCACCTTGCAGGCTTCACCCATTCCCTCAAGTGCGGCAATGAACTGACCCATGATCTCCGGTTTTTCCGGATTACCAAAGTTCAGGTTGTCGGTCACAGCCAGAGGGCGCGCGCCGGTCGCAGTAATGTTGCGCCACGCTTCAGCCACAGCCTGAGCACCACCTGTACGGGGGTCTGCCTGACAGTAACGCGGTGTGCAATCCGTTGTGAGCGCCAGACCAATTTCCGTATCGTCAACTTTAACAATAGCGGCATCGGCAGCACCGGGACGGCGAACGGTCTGGCCCCCTACCGTGCTGTCATACTGGTTCCACACCCACGCCCGGGAGGCGAGGTCTGGTGACCCAACCAGTTTGAGCAACATGGCATCCAACGACAGAGGTGCATGAAGGCCATCAAGCTCGGCGGGTTTGGTCGGGGCAATGGAGGGACGGTCATAAACCGGCGCTTCATCAGCCAGAGGCTCAAGCGGAATATCGGCTTCTACCTGCCCTTTGTGTTTGATGACGATATGCCCCGTCTCGGTCAGATGACCGATAATGGCAAAGTCCAGTTCCCATTTTTCAAAAATCTTGCGCGCCAGTTCCGTGCGGTCTGGGCGCAGGACCATGAGCATGCGTTCCTGACTTTCGGAAAGCATCATCTCATAGGCAGTCATGTTGGGTTCACGCTGAGGTACGGCGTCGAGATCAAGCTCAATGCCTACGCCACCTTTCCCGGCCATTTCCACGGCGGAAGATGTCAGACCAGCGGCCCCCATATCCTGAATGGCGACAATGGCATCTGTTGCCATCAGTTCCAGACAGGCTTCAATCAGCAGTTTTTCAATGAAGGGGTCGCCCACCTGCACGGTTGGCCGCTTGGAGAGGGCGTCTTCATCAAACTCGGCGGAGGACATGGTGGCGCCATGAATACCATCGCGCCCGGTGCGCGAGCCCACATACACCACGGGGTTGCCAACGCCAGCAGCCGCAGACAGGAAAATACGATCTTGTCGGGCAATGCCAACAGTCATGGCATTAACCAGCGGGTTGCCGTCATAGGCCGGGTGGAAGTTGATTTCCCCCCCAACAGTAGGCACACCAACGCAGTTACCATAGCCACCAATACCGCGGACCACCCCATCTACAACACGGCGGGTTACCGGGTTTTCGGGGCTACCAAAACGCAAGGCGTTCAGGTTGGCCACCGGTCGCGCCCCCATGGTGAACACATCTCGCAGGATGCCACCTACACCTGTAGCAGCACCCTGATAGGGTTCGATAAAGGAGGGATGGTTGTGGCTTTCCATCTTGAAGATGGCGGCATAGCCTTGGCCAATATCCACCACCCCCGCGTTTTCACCCGGCCCATGAATAACCCACGGCGCCTTTGTGGGCAGGCCGCGGAGCCATTTGCGGGAGGATTTGTAAGAGCAGTGCTCCGACCACATGACCGAAAACACACCAAGTTCC
It encodes:
- a CDS encoding YraN family protein, which encodes MLSQQAAGVHSIANKCSAKQAPASSARRARGLASYQSGLAAEETVCQELRKEGWKILLQRARTRRGEIDIVAQKDAIISFVEVKQRQTLRGAAECLSVAQSRRLYRAAECLLQSHPAWQYEELRFDLFMLDAAGQMEWLKDIIRQM
- the cls gene encoding cardiolipin synthase, translating into MLFDLPFSATDFLIACARLTLVTSVSLHILLTKRNTSSAIGWIGVCILMPFLGTVLYLMFGINRVTRLAKKLVGDRTSHRQDNVDLSSWNRELDGQFAPLALMVGKLTTRPVVGNNSITCLHDGDGAYPHMLEAIENARKSILLCSYIFRHDAIGQLFADKLIAAHKRGVNVRVLVDGIGSGYFLSPIYRYLKREGVPCARFMHSLLPWRMPFLNLRNHRKILVIDGCIGFMGGLNIADDNLVTRKPKHPVSDTHFQIEGPVVHQLAQVAAWDWYFTTGEQLNRDLFLQEHAGKGTSLARIVTAGPDTDLEKIEYTMLQAITLSRKSIRLMTPYFLPGARFLSELGLAALRGVQVDLIIPLHSNHRPLDWACAANISPLLDTGVRVWHANPPFNHSKLMVVDKAWSFVGSSNLDIRSLRLNFEINMETYDVTMAEILDDFICQHRNRRLTHYDLDKRNRLTRIRDSFARLFMPYL
- a CDS encoding BolA/IbaG family iron-sulfur metabolism protein, whose translation is MAMSATELEAYILKAFPDAQIKIDDLAGDGDHYACSIVSEAFRGVPRVRQHQLVYNALEGHMGGKLHALALRTSAP
- a CDS encoding endonuclease/exonuclease/phosphatase family protein, yielding MRRGLARFVELASRGRHRHQVANDAPGVRIISWNLLRRIGATVHDVAALIEAEQPDILLMQEATIEIDVLPDVIGGHYARSPLPGRIHGVACWSRLPFARPPRACTIPSGPIVKRHAQIIDYAQFSLANVHLSHGQMLNRRQLRRIASLLSAPCAILGDFNLVGPTLVPGFSDVGPKAPTHRMVDLLPIRLDRCLVEGMVCSDAQVLPVFASDHRPIAVTLRPETVRRSGNTVYR
- the purL gene encoding phosphoribosylformylglycinamidine synthase subunit PurL, producing the protein MNKPVTVDESLACEFGLTAEEYGRVLSIMGRNPSLTELGVFSVMWSEHCSYKSSRKWLRGLPTKAPWVIHGPGENAGVVDIGQGYAAIFKMESHNHPSFIEPYQGAATGVGGILRDVFTMGARPVANLNALRFGSPENPVTRRVVDGVVRGIGGYGNCVGVPTVGGEINFHPAYDGNPLVNAMTVGIARQDRIFLSAAAGVGNPVVYVGSRTGRDGIHGATMSSAEFDEDALSKRPTVQVGDPFIEKLLIEACLELMATDAIVAIQDMGAAGLTSSAVEMAGKGGVGIELDLDAVPQREPNMTAYEMMLSESQERMLMVLRPDRTELARKIFEKWELDFAIIGHLTETGHIVIKHKGQVEADIPLEPLADEAPVYDRPSIAPTKPAELDGLHAPLSLDAMLLKLVGSPDLASRAWVWNQYDSTVGGQTVRRPGAADAAIVKVDDTEIGLALTTDCTPRYCQADPRTGGAQAVAEAWRNITATGARPLAVTDNLNFGNPEKPEIMGQFIAALEGMGEACKVLDFPIVSGNVSLYNETRMPDGTTQAILPTPAIGGLGVLDNVSSAIGLGMQPNKDVVLVGATKGELGQSVWLREILGREEGPPPAVDLATEKRNGDFVRAEIQAGQITACHDLADGGILVAVAEMIMASGTGCELESPDSGMRPEAFWFGEDQARYLVCVADAQSFCARAAQAGVPARLIGRSGGNDLILPSGVTISAARLKSAHETFFPALMDK
- a CDS encoding AI-2E family transporter, with the translated sequence MTDGHTLTAERILRFLLLAGIAYGCVTVLVPFSSALLWAGVLTYTTWPLFQYLRRSMGPNAASLIMTVLCAVCVVFPLALLASACVASGPRWALQLTSLFGQVNQLPPLPRWLDNLPVFGPDIHHRWALWSRNLGLAAAELRPYAGGIIQSVLSVLMQMANGALHLVTALFISFFFWISGSILWDTLQAVMLRIAGQQAGRHLSIIASTVRGTVYGILGTAIIQGILTGVGLWIFGVAEPVILGGIAAFLAVFPVGAPLVWIPAAVWLFATHHQLKGILLILYGVIFISGADHLIRPLFIARGSKLPYLLTVLGVIGGLLAFGGVGIFLGPVLLAIGFTLTMEFAQGEPARPVMDDTRNISS
- the grxD gene encoding Grx4 family monothiol glutaredoxin, translated to MTDSIKQTIQQDIDSNPVMLFMKGDADFPQCGFSARVVQILQHVGVPFKAANVLADAALRQGIKDYSNWPTIPQLYIKGEFIGGCDIVTEMYQTGELQKLLQEKNIACNASA